CATTACCGCCCGTGAGGGTCGGGAAGAGGATACCGGCGAGAACAAACTGGCCAGCCTCGCCAAGGCCGCGGACACGCTGGTCATCTTCATGGGTGGCTCGCGATTGCGCTCGATCGTCGAGTCATTAATTGGCGCAGGGCTGTCGGCATCGACGCCCGTGGCCGTGATCAGCGAGGCCACACTTCAAAATCAACACACGATTGTGGCGACGTTAAGCACGATCGCGGCGCAAGTTGCCGAGGCCTGCTTGACTACACCCATGCTGATCATCGTGGGCGAAGTGGCGCAACTCAGCACGGCGCTCAACTGGTTTGAACGGCAGCGGCGGGCTGTGCCCGCAATTGAGCCCGACGCCCCCGCTGAACTTATCCACCCGCAATAGCCGGAATGATGGAGACTTCTGCCCCTTCGGGGATTGACGTCGCAAGGTTATTCAGAAAGCGAACATCCTCACCGTTAATGTAAACGTTGATGAAGCGCCGCAGCTGGCCGCCTTCGTCGCAAAGCCGGCCGCGAAACCCGGGGTATCGTTCTTCAAGTCTGTCGATGATATCTTTGACCGTCGCAGCATCGACCTCCACGGCATCGGCATTCCCCGCAAAGCGCTTCAACGGCGTGGGGATGAGTATTCGGTGTGACATTGAGTAACTCCTTCCGGAGAGCTATCAGCCGTCAGCTCTCAGTCTTCAGCAATCATTCATTCGAATTCCTCAGTCTACATTCTGAACTCCGAACTCCGCATTCCGCAATTCATAGAGCTGTCAGCTTTCAGCCGTCAACTATCAGCGAGCAAGGATTCTAGTTCTGCGATCCGAACTCTGCATTCCGAAATCCATGGGGCTTTCAGCTCTCAGCATTCAGCAAGCATCGATTCGAATTCCACGGTCGTATGCCGCAGTCCGAAATCCGCAATCCACAATGGGTACTCCGCAATTCGAAATCCGCATTCCCAAATTTTTAGGCGACTGCCCATAATTCAGAGATGGTCTGTTCAAACTGGCCAAAGCGGGGCTCAATGACGACGGGCGGTTCGAGTTGAACGGCTTCCTGTGTCTTCAGGCCATTACCGGTTATGGCGAGCACGGTGAGATCCTCCGGTCGAATGCGGCCTTGGTCGAAGAGCTTCCGGGTCACTGCAACCGTGACCCCGCCCGCCGTTTCCGTAAAAATACCTTCCGTTTCTGCCAGCAACCGAATCCCCGCCACGATTTCCTCGTCGGTCACATCCTCGGCCCAGCCGCCGCTGCGGGCGATCACGTCAGCGGCATGATATCCGTCAGCCGGATTTCCGATGGCCAGGGACTTGGCGATGGTGTTGGGCTTGACGGGACGGATGTCGTTGGAGCCGCGCTTCACCGCATCGACAATGGGATTACATCCGCTGGCCTGGGCGCCGTAAACCCTTGTCCGGGCCTCACCTTCGAGAAGGCCGAGCCGTTCGAATTCCTTCAAGGCCTTGTGGATTTTGGAAATGAGAGATCCCCCGGCCATGGGCACCACAACTGCATCGGGGGCGCGCCAGCCCAACTGCTCGGCGATTTCGTGCCCAAAGGTCTTTGAGCCTTCGCCATAAAAGGGGCGCAGATTGACGTTCACAAATCCCCAGGGGAAGCGGTCGGCGATTTCGCTGCACAGGCGGTTCACGTCGTCATAGTTTCCCCGGATGCGGATGACACGCGAGCCATAGATGGATGTCGCGGTGACCTTGCTCTTTTCCAGGTTCTCGGGGATGAGGATATAAGCCGGCAAATTGGCCAGCGCCGCATTGGCGGCCACGGAGTTGGCGAGGTTTCCGGTTGAAGCGCAGCCCACAGCTTCCAGCCCGAATTCGCGGGCCTTGTTGATGGCCACGGCCGTGACGCGGTCCTTGAAAGAAAGCGTGGGCGCATTCACGCTGTCGTTCTTGATATAGAGATTCCTGGCGCCGAAGATCCGGCCCAGCCGGTCGGCGCGAATCAGCGGTGTTCCGCCGGTGGCCAGGCCCACCTGCGGGTCTTCTTCGATCGGCAACAGCTCGCGGAAGCGCCACATGTTCTTTTCACGCGACTGGATCGTTTCGCGTGTAAGCGAGCGGGATATCCCCTCGTAATCGTAAACCACCTCCAAGGGGGCAAAGCACTCCTCACATCCGGCGCGAAGCCCCTTGGGATACTGTTTTCCGCATTCGCGGCATTTCAATCCAATGACAAAACTCATGGCAGGTACTCCTTCCTTCTGACTGACTTCCGGGAGCACTCTCCCGGTCCTTCGAATGAACGGTGGGCCTCAGGGGGACCTGCGCGGGCTGGAGCCAATAAAATAAATCCCGCGCTAAACTCGCGCGGGGTTTGAAATCTGGTCCGGCTGTTTAGCAGTTTTTTACGTGGAGCAAGTCACCCTAAATCGCCACGTCCGATCGGTTGCCGATAAAACGAAAAGCCCCGCGCTAAATAGCACGGGGCTTTCAGTATCCCTTGACGATTTAGCACATGTTTAACGTGGAGCAATTGGCCTTAAATCACCACGTCAAGCAATAACATAGCCAAATTACCGGAAACAGTTTCAGGTGTCAATGAGAAATCAAGCGTGTGAAGAAATTCACCGGACGGATCGATGCGCTTGGGGCAACGCTTTCTCCAACTCCCCATACAGATGGAGTACGGGGTCGCTCGATGTGCGCAGGGCATCGACAAGCACCGCACGGTCTTCACCTTCGGAGGAGGTCATCGAGTTGATCAGATTATGCACGTGCAGAAACCATCCGACAGGGCTGGACCTTTGCACATCGGAATCGCCCAGGAACTCCACATAACTGCTTACGACATGTTGCCGTGTGTGACCGCGCGGGAGGATCTCCAGCAACCCAAAGTACAAGACACACTTTTGATGAAAGTGGTCCACTTCATACTTACTCTCTTCCGTGTCCCAGTCGGCCAACGCATTCAGAAACTCGCCCAACTGCAATTGCCATTCCGATTCTTGTTTTTCAGCATCACCACGCAACTCGCCTTTCGACGTGAAGCGAAGCTTCTTATATTCGGAAAGAAGTTGTTTCGCCGGCGCTGTTTGCCAATAGCGATACTCCTGAGCTGCGCCCTCCGTCCTTTCGGGCCGCGTTTCCTCCACCAGAATGGGTAGAACGGTGCTCACCCCTGAAGCCCTGCTGCGAAGGTCCTGGTTGAAGTATTCTATCGATTGTAACTCTCTAGACTGTTGCTCCTTGGCCAAAGAGGTATCAGCACACCGTGGGCCGGTCAGATTCTTAACAAGGTAAGCCCGAAAGACCCGAAGCAATTCATCCACAAGGACACCTTGTTTCTTTGAAGTATCGATTAACCTGCCCACCTCCTTGACCACAGAGTTCCCCCGCATTGAGTAGGAAAAGGACCGATCATCCGGAGACACTCTGGCAACTCCGAGGGTAAACGCGCGCAACAGGACCTCAAGCTGAGGGGGGGACAAACTTAAAGAGGCGATCGCATCCGCGGCCGGCGCCACTTGAGTAGGAGAGAACAGATCCATCAGGAAGGATTCTGCAAAGTGAATATGATCATTCAGGCTCTTCTCTTTTGCCGTAAACCCTGATTGCACTATTTCTCTGAGCGTTTCATGGAAATCGGAAAAATCATAAACGAGAG
This genomic stretch from Terriglobia bacterium harbors:
- a CDS encoding MoaD/ThiS family protein; translated protein: MSHRILIPTPLKRFAGNADAVEVDAATVKDIIDRLEERYPGFRGRLCDEGGQLRRFINVYINGEDVRFLNNLATSIPEGAEVSIIPAIAGG
- the thrC gene encoding threonine synthase; translation: MSFVIGLKCRECGKQYPKGLRAGCEECFAPLEVVYDYEGISRSLTRETIQSREKNMWRFRELLPIEEDPQVGLATGGTPLIRADRLGRIFGARNLYIKNDSVNAPTLSFKDRVTAVAINKAREFGLEAVGCASTGNLANSVAANAALANLPAYILIPENLEKSKVTATSIYGSRVIRIRGNYDDVNRLCSEIADRFPWGFVNVNLRPFYGEGSKTFGHEIAEQLGWRAPDAVVVPMAGGSLISKIHKALKEFERLGLLEGEARTRVYGAQASGCNPIVDAVKRGSNDIRPVKPNTIAKSLAIGNPADGYHAADVIARSGGWAEDVTDEEIVAGIRLLAETEGIFTETAGGVTVAVTRKLFDQGRIRPEDLTVLAITGNGLKTQEAVQLEPPVVIEPRFGQFEQTISELWAVA